In Chryseobacterium gleum, a single genomic region encodes these proteins:
- a CDS encoding outer membrane beta-barrel family protein, with protein MNRKITILLSLISSSFLFAQSVEGIITDKDNKPALETEVLITKNDVKFSAITDDKGMFKIPLKEDGEYLFEIIKDGVKTNSEKITVKGTHRKDLQIKEAPVTEQKIEGVTVTAKKKLFERKVDRLVFNVENSVASQGIDAIEALAKTPMVKTSDDAISIAGKSNVAVMINDRLLNLNGQELINYLKTLRSDDILKIEVITTPPAKYDAEGKSGLINIILKKNTNMGWNGSIQTSGNYFWGRPTVSARSGATFNYQGEKLSLSTNLSVGDNYWYYTTYNYLSASNNKDYWNRDTQNLNNYKYKGGNAKVEYKINDKNLIGINYNYSHSNPLEKGESQAVRSNDEGFLNILSNFRNRNSRDVHNATAFYETKLDSAGGKLNITANLMLNNSNARNFSNTITSETISTMANPISKYRIYSGQADFEKTFAKIKTESGIKYTKIKNDSEFNFFNINNGQYDLNLGRTNTFFYNEENYAVYFSTNFKISEKWDAKAGLRYEYTTLEGISMNDDTSAKINYGKFFPTAYISYKPNENHSFSLNYSRRISRPYFGNLNPFKYYTSEYEYSTGNPYLLPTFSDNFEFGYVLNNNLNITLYYNYNKDSWDRVQMVDGDYRYTVAKNFYNEDQAGINISYNYNKLKWLESTVFVNGYYTKSKSYDPSILTAPAGYSANLNIDNSFFLNKEKTVTFMLGLWGSLPNRVGNSYYYNSSSLYTGMKLAFMEKKLLVNLYLNDILNTNREKGIEYYPSYNIDFQYKGITRNVHLSLTYKFGNNNVKGATKQVKFEESNRAGGSN; from the coding sequence ATGAATCGGAAGATTACCATTCTTTTAAGTCTTATTTCTTCGTCTTTTCTTTTTGCGCAGAGTGTTGAAGGAATTATTACAGACAAAGACAATAAACCAGCATTGGAAACCGAAGTCCTGATTACCAAAAATGATGTGAAGTTTTCAGCCATCACGGACGATAAAGGGATGTTTAAAATTCCATTGAAAGAAGACGGAGAATATTTATTCGAAATCATAAAAGACGGGGTAAAAACCAATAGTGAAAAAATTACGGTAAAGGGAACACACAGAAAAGATCTGCAAATCAAAGAAGCACCTGTCACTGAACAGAAAATAGAAGGGGTTACCGTTACTGCAAAGAAAAAATTATTCGAAAGAAAAGTAGACCGTCTGGTCTTTAATGTTGAAAACTCTGTTGCCTCTCAGGGAATTGATGCGATAGAGGCACTTGCCAAAACACCGATGGTAAAAACCAGTGATGATGCTATAAGCATTGCCGGAAAAAGTAATGTGGCAGTAATGATCAATGACAGACTGCTGAATCTTAATGGCCAGGAGCTGATCAACTACCTGAAAACACTGCGCTCCGATGACATTCTTAAAATTGAAGTTATCACCACGCCACCTGCAAAATATGATGCTGAAGGAAAAAGCGGACTGATCAACATTATCCTTAAAAAGAACACCAATATGGGCTGGAACGGATCTATTCAGACTTCAGGTAACTATTTCTGGGGCAGACCTACAGTATCAGCAAGAAGTGGGGCTACTTTTAATTATCAGGGAGAAAAGCTGTCTCTGAGCACCAATCTTTCCGTAGGAGATAATTACTGGTATTATACTACCTATAACTATCTTTCCGCCAGCAACAATAAAGATTACTGGAACCGGGATACTCAAAATCTCAATAACTACAAATATAAAGGGGGAAATGCAAAGGTTGAATACAAGATCAATGATAAAAATCTTATCGGAATCAATTACAATTATTCGCACAGTAATCCTTTGGAAAAAGGAGAAAGCCAGGCTGTAAGGTCCAATGATGAAGGATTTCTGAATATTCTTTCCAACTTCAGAAACCGGAACAGCAGGGATGTTCACAACGCTACGGCATTTTATGAAACAAAACTTGACAGCGCAGGAGGTAAACTGAATATTACTGCCAATCTGATGCTGAATAATTCCAATGCCAGAAATTTTTCCAATACCATTACTTCTGAAACGATTTCTACAATGGCCAATCCTATAAGCAAATACCGCATTTATTCCGGACAGGCTGATTTTGAAAAAACATTCGCTAAAATCAAGACAGAATCCGGTATAAAATATACTAAGATTAAAAATGATTCTGAATTTAATTTTTTCAATATCAACAATGGTCAGTATGACCTGAACTTGGGCAGAACCAATACATTCTTTTATAATGAAGAAAATTATGCCGTTTACTTTTCTACCAATTTTAAAATCAGTGAAAAATGGGATGCAAAAGCCGGTCTCCGCTATGAGTATACCACATTGGAAGGGATTTCCATGAATGACGATACCTCCGCAAAGATCAATTACGGAAAGTTTTTCCCTACTGCTTACATCAGTTATAAACCGAACGAGAATCATTCATTTTCTCTTAACTATTCACGCAGAATTTCACGTCCGTACTTCGGTAACCTGAATCCGTTCAAATATTATACTTCCGAGTATGAATACAGCACCGGTAATCCTTACCTTTTACCTACGTTTTCAGATAATTTTGAATTCGGATATGTTCTGAACAATAATCTCAATATCACTTTATATTACAATTATAATAAAGATAGCTGGGACAGAGTACAAATGGTAGATGGTGATTACAGATACACAGTCGCTAAAAATTTTTACAATGAAGATCAGGCAGGTATCAATATCAGCTATAACTACAACAAGCTGAAATGGCTGGAATCTACGGTATTTGTAAACGGATATTATACAAAATCAAAATCATATGATCCTTCGATCTTGACTGCTCCCGCAGGATACAGTGCCAATCTTAATATCGATAACAGTTTCTTCCTCAATAAAGAGAAAACAGTCACTTTTATGCTGGGACTTTGGGGCAGTCTTCCTAACAGGGTTGGAAATTCATATTATTACAACAGTTCTTCATTGTATACGGGTATGAAACTGGCATTTATGGAAAAAAAACTGCTGGTTAATCTGTATCTTAACGACATTCTGAACACCAACCGTGAAAAAGGGATTGAGTATTATCCTTCTTATAATATCGATTTTCAGTACAAAGGGATTACCAGAAATGTTCATCTTTCTCTTACCTACAAGTTTGGAAACAATAATGTGAAAGGAGCTACCAAGCAGGTGAAATTTGAAGAATCAAACCGGGCAGGCGGCAGTAACTAA
- a CDS encoding TetR/AcrR family transcriptional regulator: protein MKTKDKILSKALELFNDKGYNNITTRHIAAELNISAGNLHYHFRHSEDIIKILFSELTLKMDELLNHMKEKEHKTLEDLYQFTFSTCEIFYAYRFIFISFIDILNQIPEIESRYEGINFSRKEEFQLIFSDLQKSHIFQKDVPRFIVDCLTEQIFIIADNWLTHNRLILKLNPKEAIQHYTLLQMNLFYPLLNKEQQKLYEQQYIQ, encoded by the coding sequence ATGAAGACCAAGGATAAGATTCTGTCTAAAGCACTGGAGTTATTTAATGATAAGGGGTATAATAATATTACTACCAGGCATATTGCAGCTGAGCTCAATATCAGTGCGGGAAATCTGCATTATCATTTCAGGCATTCTGAAGACATTATTAAAATTCTTTTTTCAGAGCTAACTTTGAAAATGGATGAGCTTCTGAACCATATGAAAGAGAAGGAACATAAGACCCTGGAAGACCTTTATCAGTTTACCTTTTCCACTTGTGAAATTTTTTATGCCTACCGCTTTATATTTATCAGTTTTATAGATATCCTGAATCAGATTCCAGAAATAGAATCCAGGTACGAGGGCATCAATTTCAGCAGAAAAGAAGAGTTTCAACTGATTTTTTCAGATCTTCAGAAGAGTCATATTTTTCAGAAAGATGTTCCCCGCTTTATTGTAGACTGCCTTACAGAGCAAATTTTTATCATTGCAGATAACTGGCTTACCCATAACAGGCTTATCCTGAAGCTGAATCCTAAAGAAGCGATACAGCATTATACGCTTCTCCAGATGAATCTTTTTTATCCACTACTCAATAAAGAACAGCAAAAGCTTTATGAACAGCAATATATCCAATAA
- a CDS encoding GNAT family N-acetyltransferase, with the protein MNSNISNKHNIIIRKGNEADLPEMLQLFAATIDAVCRKDYTPQQLEAWKSGAENEERWRKVIRDQYVVIALNENKIAGFCTLDQGNYIDLLFVHKDEQQKGIASILYQEVENEALRQHKKQLTAEVSKTARPFFKTIGFQVVQEQEVYVKGVTLTNYKMIKSLF; encoded by the coding sequence ATGAACAGCAATATATCCAATAAGCATAATATTATCATCCGAAAAGGTAATGAAGCAGATCTTCCGGAAATGCTACAGCTTTTTGCAGCCACAATAGATGCAGTGTGCCGAAAAGATTATACACCTCAACAGCTCGAAGCATGGAAATCCGGAGCTGAAAATGAGGAAAGATGGAGGAAAGTGATCAGAGATCAGTATGTTGTAATTGCTCTCAACGAAAATAAGATAGCTGGTTTTTGTACTCTTGATCAGGGAAATTATATCGATCTTCTTTTTGTCCACAAGGATGAGCAGCAAAAAGGTATTGCATCAATTCTTTACCAGGAGGTTGAAAATGAAGCACTCCGGCAGCATAAAAAACAACTGACAGCAGAGGTAAGCAAAACAGCCAGACCGTTTTTTAAGACAATTGGTTTTCAGGTGGTTCAGGAACAAGAGGTCTATGTTAAAGGAGTAACTTTGACCAATTATAAAATGATAAAAAGTCTTTTTTAA
- a CDS encoding helix-turn-helix domain-containing protein produces MELQPEYNEFRISVPEEFENIFTHFYFAENTDERPVTKTLLPTYQTILLFCFGESATMSTLEKTSISVDKCMVFGPVRQAFDYTLPAGCSILVANFKDDAFYRFFGKASIEQSVRHPDELLKENCFTELWHQLKELHSTTAQVDHILEFCKPYLQYQDITGKLLSSFENDLLNPIKVIAEQTRQTERNIQRKQKEQFGYSLKEINRYNRFLKAIKIIEQETGKQNKVQWFTIIDECGYYDQSQLIHDFRHFINISPAQYLKFQQDICNPKSG; encoded by the coding sequence ATGGAATTACAACCGGAATATAATGAGTTCAGAATTTCAGTTCCTGAAGAATTTGAAAATATATTCACACATTTTTATTTTGCTGAAAACACAGATGAAAGACCGGTCACTAAAACACTTTTGCCCACCTACCAGACGATTCTTTTATTCTGTTTTGGAGAAAGTGCCACCATGTCTACCCTGGAAAAGACAAGTATAAGTGTTGATAAATGTATGGTTTTCGGTCCTGTGAGGCAAGCCTTTGATTATACACTTCCCGCCGGCTGCTCCATTTTAGTGGCCAATTTTAAAGATGATGCTTTCTACAGGTTTTTTGGGAAAGCATCTATTGAACAATCTGTAAGACATCCTGACGAATTGCTGAAAGAAAACTGCTTTACTGAACTGTGGCATCAGCTGAAAGAATTACATTCCACCACAGCACAAGTGGATCACATTCTTGAATTCTGCAAACCTTATCTTCAATATCAGGACATTACAGGTAAACTATTAAGCAGTTTTGAGAATGATCTTTTAAATCCAATAAAAGTCATTGCAGAACAGACCCGGCAAACGGAGAGAAACATCCAGCGAAAACAGAAGGAACAGTTTGGATATTCCTTAAAGGAAATTAACCGGTATAACCGTTTTTTAAAAGCCATCAAAATCATTGAACAGGAGACCGGAAAACAGAATAAAGTCCAATGGTTTACCATCATTGATGAATGTGGATATTATGATCAGAGCCAGCTCATCCATGATTTCAGACATTTTATCAACATTTCACCTGCACAGTATCTGAAATTCCAGCAGGATATCTGTAATCCAAAGTCCGGATAG
- a CDS encoding NAD(P)H-dependent oxidoreductase, translated as MRHLIIYAHPNENSLNHNLLNTVVDTLRSQHHEIIVRDLYKIGFDPVLSLADMQGQRMGKASDDVKTEQDHISWAEQITFIYPIWWTGLPAMMKGYIDRVFSYGFAYRYDQGVQKGLLKGKSTMIINTHGKSSEEYEKTGMDKALTLTSDHGIFIYSGLEIIRHLFFDKADRASSEDLEIWKEQIKNLYSKHLIHY; from the coding sequence ATGAGACATTTGATCATTTACGCACACCCCAATGAAAACAGTTTAAATCACAATCTTTTAAACACAGTAGTTGACACCCTCCGATCCCAACATCATGAGATTATTGTGAGAGATCTTTATAAAATAGGTTTTGATCCTGTACTTTCTCTGGCTGATATGCAGGGACAACGTATGGGAAAAGCATCGGATGATGTAAAAACTGAACAGGATCATATTTCGTGGGCAGAACAGATTACTTTTATTTATCCCATCTGGTGGACAGGGCTTCCCGCTATGATGAAAGGCTATATAGACCGTGTGTTCAGTTATGGTTTTGCATACCGTTATGACCAGGGTGTACAGAAAGGACTTCTGAAAGGGAAATCAACAATGATTATCAATACCCATGGGAAATCATCTGAAGAATATGAAAAGACAGGGATGGATAAAGCGCTTACACTAACTTCCGATCATGGCATTTTCATCTATTCCGGGCTGGAAATCATCAGACATTTATTTTTCGACAAGGCAGACCGGGCAAGTTCTGAAGACCTGGAAATCTGGAAAGAGCAGATCAAAAATTTATATTCAAAACATTTAATTCATTATTAA
- the tyrS gene encoding tyrosine--tRNA ligase, with amino-acid sequence MIHSLQENAAIILPENGLEEKLNQAKKENRKLSVKLGFDPTAPDLHLGHAVVLKKLKQFQDLGHQIIIVVGSFTARIGDPSGKNKARKPLSAEEVQHNAQTYINQLSKIIDVRKTKIVFNSDWLDTLNFSDVIQLLSKVTVAQLMHRNDFNKRFTENTPIAMHELVYPILQGYDSVKIECDIEMGGTDQLFNCTMGRQLQEVHQMPAQIVMCMPLLRGLDGKEKMSKSLNNIIGLTDEPNEMFGKTMSIPDALIEEFINLTTDFSPQEKAELLFRMAEGENPMNIKKIIAKNIITQYHNSTAANQAEQFFITQFQNKNFEEKEYQSIPINSLSIDNKISLVKLCHQLKNDLSKSAIRRLIENGGVQINNSKITDSSEELELIPGTKIKIGKRSFFELV; translated from the coding sequence ATGATTCATTCATTACAAGAAAATGCGGCCATCATCCTTCCGGAAAACGGTCTCGAAGAAAAGCTTAATCAGGCAAAAAAAGAAAACAGAAAACTTTCTGTCAAACTGGGATTTGATCCCACCGCTCCCGATCTTCATCTGGGACATGCGGTCGTATTGAAAAAACTGAAGCAATTCCAGGATCTGGGACATCAGATTATTATAGTCGTGGGAAGCTTTACAGCAAGAATTGGTGATCCTAGCGGAAAAAATAAAGCTAGAAAACCCTTAAGTGCAGAAGAGGTACAACATAATGCACAGACTTATATCAATCAGCTTTCCAAAATTATTGATGTTCGGAAAACAAAGATTGTGTTCAATTCAGACTGGCTGGATACACTTAATTTTTCAGATGTCATCCAGCTGCTTTCAAAGGTCACGGTAGCTCAGCTGATGCACCGTAATGATTTTAATAAAAGGTTTACTGAGAATACGCCTATTGCCATGCATGAACTGGTATATCCTATTCTTCAGGGCTATGATTCCGTAAAAATTGAGTGTGACATTGAAATGGGCGGCACAGACCAGCTTTTTAACTGTACAATGGGAAGGCAGCTTCAGGAAGTCCACCAGATGCCTGCTCAGATTGTGATGTGCATGCCATTGCTGAGAGGTCTTGACGGAAAAGAAAAAATGAGCAAATCCCTGAACAATATTATCGGGCTTACAGATGAACCCAATGAAATGTTTGGAAAAACAATGTCAATTCCAGATGCTTTGATTGAAGAATTTATCAACCTGACCACTGATTTTTCCCCGCAAGAAAAAGCAGAGCTTCTGTTCAGGATGGCAGAGGGTGAAAATCCTATGAATATTAAAAAAATCATTGCAAAAAACATTATTACGCAATATCATAATAGCACTGCAGCAAACCAGGCGGAACAGTTTTTTATCACTCAGTTTCAGAATAAAAATTTTGAAGAAAAAGAATACCAATCCATCCCTATCAACTCTTTGAGTATTGACAACAAAATTTCCCTTGTGAAACTTTGTCATCAACTAAAGAATGACCTCAGCAAATCTGCTATACGGAGATTAATTGAAAACGGAGGAGTTCAAATCAATAATAGTAAAATAACAGATTCCAGCGAAGAGTTGGAGCTGATTCCTGGAACAAAAATAAAAATTGGAAAAAGAAGCTTTTTTGAGCTAGTGTAG
- a CDS encoding 3'-5' exoribonuclease domain-containing protein, with protein MSYFMVDIESDGPIPGDFSMICFGAVLVNEELDTTFYGKLKPISEQFNPESLAVSGFSREETMHFDDPEKVMLAFEEWINTNSRGRPIFISDNNGFDWMFICWYFHHFTGRNPFGFSSRRLSDLYCGLEKDTFAQWKHLRKTEHTHNPVDDARGNAEVLLYMKEEMGLKIALK; from the coding sequence ATGAGCTACTTCATGGTTGATATAGAATCGGACGGACCGATTCCTGGTGATTTTTCAATGATTTGTTTCGGTGCGGTGCTCGTCAATGAAGAACTGGATACTACCTTCTATGGAAAACTGAAACCGATTTCTGAACAATTCAATCCGGAGTCCCTGGCAGTTTCAGGCTTCAGCAGGGAAGAAACGATGCATTTCGATGATCCTGAAAAAGTAATGCTTGCCTTTGAAGAGTGGATTAATACAAATTCCAGAGGCAGACCTATTTTTATCAGTGATAATAATGGTTTCGACTGGATGTTTATCTGCTGGTATTTTCATCATTTTACCGGACGAAATCCTTTTGGCTTTTCTTCCAGGAGACTTTCCGATCTCTATTGTGGATTGGAAAAAGATACTTTTGCCCAATGGAAACACCTCCGAAAAACAGAGCATACTCATAATCCGGTAGATGATGCCAGAGGAAATGCTGAGGTTCTGCTGTATATGAAAGAAGAAATGGGACTGAAAATTGCATTAAAATAA
- a CDS encoding GNAT family N-acetyltransferase, whose protein sequence is MISDLHYKKADETDIDFLLNLRMKTMNPHYEASGLSTDRKTTLQRVLHEFDKAHIILLDHHPIGLLKVDRTFTNIEVLQLQIDPAQQGRGLGKKILSDILEEASLAGKTVSLSVLKTNKAQHLYASLGFKIIGEDEHSYFMETERQ, encoded by the coding sequence ATGATTTCTGACCTGCATTACAAAAAAGCTGATGAAACTGACATTGATTTTCTTCTCAATCTCAGAATGAAAACCATGAATCCTCATTATGAAGCTTCCGGGCTTTCTACAGACAGGAAAACAACTCTTCAAAGGGTTCTTCATGAGTTTGATAAGGCCCATATTATTCTTTTAGACCATCATCCCATCGGACTGTTAAAAGTAGACAGAACCTTTACCAACATTGAGGTTCTTCAGCTACAGATTGATCCCGCCCAACAAGGTAGAGGATTGGGAAAAAAGATCTTGTCTGACATTCTGGAGGAAGCTTCACTAGCAGGGAAAACCGTATCATTAAGTGTATTAAAAACCAATAAAGCTCAGCATCTCTATGCAAGTCTGGGGTTTAAAATTATAGGAGAAGATGAGCATTCATA